The following coding sequences lie in one Miscanthus floridulus cultivar M001 chromosome 9, ASM1932011v1, whole genome shotgun sequence genomic window:
- the LOC136483641 gene encoding la-related protein 6B-like isoform X2 translates to MSQQEAADPPLATDERPGGLPRSGSASRLNAQAPEFVPRAAAVPPPPPPQTVVRLFAPPPPSAAFFVAAPPPPPPPFEYYAAVATSGGARFGPHAEHEAEAEAEQPPRDGSFDDPVPKIRKQVEYYFSDINLATTEHLMRFISKDPEGYVPISVVAGFKKIKALVHSNSMLASALRTSSKLVIGIRLEASYPHCWLCPLEIHVAYARNHIFKLFWAFIQVVSDDGTRVKREQPFTESDLEELQARIVVAENLPDDHCYQNLMRLFSAVGSVKTIRTCYPQTPNGTGPATNRSAKLDMLFANKLHAFVEYDTIEDAARAIVELNDERNWRSGLRVRLLSTCMTKGGKGKKGGHESDGYGEEENVSTSDQPNDKHLEGTPQMSDVPGEHMTEDSTGDMGRGRGRGRGRGGRGRGRGYHQQNNNQHHQNHHQHYQNSSHHSNRSSTHPVGTPPSGHSVKIEQPSGHPVKIEQQQEEATQSQPLTAANKQPPGPLMPDGTRGFTMGRGKPQTLTPRVSESEP, encoded by the exons ATGTCGCAGCAGGAGGCTGCGGACCCGCCTTTGGCGACAGACGAGCGGCCGGGGGGTCTCCCGCGGAGCGGTTCCGCCAGCCGCCTCAACGCGCAGGCGCCGGAGTTCGTGCCGCGCGCTGCCGCGGTGCCCCCGCCCCCTCCGCCGCAGACGGTGGTGCGTCTGttcgcgccgccgcctccttccgcGGCGTTCTTCGTCGCAGCACCCCCGCCTCCGCCGCCCCCGTTCGAGTACTATGCGGCGGTCGCCACCAGTGGGGGTGCTAGGTTCGGTCCCCACGCCGAGcatgaggccgaggccgaggctgagCAGCCGCCGAGGGACGGGAGCTTCGACGACCCCGTGCCCAAGATCAGGAAGCAG GTGGAGTATTATTTCAGTGATATAAACCTGGCCACCACTGAACATTTGATGAGGTTTATTTCAAAGGATCCTGAAGGATATG TGCCAATATCAGTTGTTGCTGGCTTTAAGAAAATTAAGGCTTTAGTGCATAGTAACTCCATGCTTGCTTCTGCTCTTCGGACTTCATCAAAGCTT GTCATAGGCATAAGATTAGAGGCATCATACCCTCACTGTTGGTTATGTCCTCTGGAAATCCATGTTGCTTATGCCCGCAACCATATTTTTAAATTATTTTGGGCATTTATACAGGTGGTCAGTGATGATGGAACAAGAGTAAAACGTGAGCAACCATTTACAGAATCGGATTTAGAAGAACTCCAG GCCCGAATTGTTGTTGCAGAAAATCTCCCAGATGATCATTGTTACCAGAATCTGATGAGGCTCTTTTCAGCTGTTGGCAG TGTGAAGACAATTAGAACTTGCTATCCTCAGACTCCAAATGGCACTGGTCCAGCTACTAACAGATCTGCAAAGCTAGATATGCTTTTTGCCAACAAA CTTCATGCTTTTGTTGAGTATGATACTATTGAAGATGCTGCTAGAGCG ATTGTGGAACTTAATGATGAAAGGAACTGGAGAAGTGGGCTTAGAGTTCGATTGTTAAGCACTTGCATG ACAAAGGGAGGTAAAGGGAAAAAGGGTGGGCATGAATCTGATGGGTATGGTGAGGAGGAGAATGTCTCCACTTCTGATCAACCAAATGATAAACATTTAGAAGGAACACCTCAAATGTCAGATGTGCCTGGAGAACACATG ACTGAGGATAGCACTGGAGATATGGGACGAGGACGTGGCAGGGGACGTGGTCGTGGTGGTAGGGGCCGCGGGCGTGGTTACCATCAACAGAACAACAATCAACACCACCAGAACCACCATCAGCACTACCAAAACAGTAGCCACCACAGTAACAGGAGTAGTACCCATCCAGTGGGAACCCCACCATCTGGCCACTCAGTCAAGATTGAGCAACCATCTGGCCACCCAGTCAAGAttgagcagcagcaggaggaggcaACTCAGTCACAGCCCCTCACAGCGGCTAACAAACAGCCTCCAGGTCCCCTCATGCCGGATGGCACACGTGGATTCACCATGGGCAGAGGGAAGCCGCAAACATTGACGCCCAGAGTATCCGAGTCTGAACCTTGA
- the LOC136483641 gene encoding la-related protein 6B-like isoform X1, with protein sequence MSQQEAADPPLATDERPGGLPRSGSASRLNAQAPEFVPRAAAVPPPPPPQTVVRLFAPPPPSAAFFVAAPPPPPPPFEYYAAVATSGGARFGPHAEHEAEAEAEQPPRDGSFDDPVPKIRKQGLGPAMLGHQRRPTIGGVEYYFSDINLATTEHLMRFISKDPEGYVPISVVAGFKKIKALVHSNSMLASALRTSSKLVIGIRLEASYPHCWLCPLEIHVAYARNHIFKLFWAFIQVVSDDGTRVKREQPFTESDLEELQARIVVAENLPDDHCYQNLMRLFSAVGSVKTIRTCYPQTPNGTGPATNRSAKLDMLFANKLHAFVEYDTIEDAARAIVELNDERNWRSGLRVRLLSTCMTKGGKGKKGGHESDGYGEEENVSTSDQPNDKHLEGTPQMSDVPGEHMTEDSTGDMGRGRGRGRGRGGRGRGRGYHQQNNNQHHQNHHQHYQNSSHHSNRSSTHPVGTPPSGHSVKIEQPSGHPVKIEQQQEEATQSQPLTAANKQPPGPLMPDGTRGFTMGRGKPQTLTPRVSESEP encoded by the exons ATGTCGCAGCAGGAGGCTGCGGACCCGCCTTTGGCGACAGACGAGCGGCCGGGGGGTCTCCCGCGGAGCGGTTCCGCCAGCCGCCTCAACGCGCAGGCGCCGGAGTTCGTGCCGCGCGCTGCCGCGGTGCCCCCGCCCCCTCCGCCGCAGACGGTGGTGCGTCTGttcgcgccgccgcctccttccgcGGCGTTCTTCGTCGCAGCACCCCCGCCTCCGCCGCCCCCGTTCGAGTACTATGCGGCGGTCGCCACCAGTGGGGGTGCTAGGTTCGGTCCCCACGCCGAGcatgaggccgaggccgaggctgagCAGCCGCCGAGGGACGGGAGCTTCGACGACCCCGTGCCCAAGATCAGGAAGCAG ggcttgggacctgctatgctgggacaccaaaggcgccccaccataggcgga GTGGAGTATTATTTCAGTGATATAAACCTGGCCACCACTGAACATTTGATGAGGTTTATTTCAAAGGATCCTGAAGGATATG TGCCAATATCAGTTGTTGCTGGCTTTAAGAAAATTAAGGCTTTAGTGCATAGTAACTCCATGCTTGCTTCTGCTCTTCGGACTTCATCAAAGCTT GTCATAGGCATAAGATTAGAGGCATCATACCCTCACTGTTGGTTATGTCCTCTGGAAATCCATGTTGCTTATGCCCGCAACCATATTTTTAAATTATTTTGGGCATTTATACAGGTGGTCAGTGATGATGGAACAAGAGTAAAACGTGAGCAACCATTTACAGAATCGGATTTAGAAGAACTCCAG GCCCGAATTGTTGTTGCAGAAAATCTCCCAGATGATCATTGTTACCAGAATCTGATGAGGCTCTTTTCAGCTGTTGGCAG TGTGAAGACAATTAGAACTTGCTATCCTCAGACTCCAAATGGCACTGGTCCAGCTACTAACAGATCTGCAAAGCTAGATATGCTTTTTGCCAACAAA CTTCATGCTTTTGTTGAGTATGATACTATTGAAGATGCTGCTAGAGCG ATTGTGGAACTTAATGATGAAAGGAACTGGAGAAGTGGGCTTAGAGTTCGATTGTTAAGCACTTGCATG ACAAAGGGAGGTAAAGGGAAAAAGGGTGGGCATGAATCTGATGGGTATGGTGAGGAGGAGAATGTCTCCACTTCTGATCAACCAAATGATAAACATTTAGAAGGAACACCTCAAATGTCAGATGTGCCTGGAGAACACATG ACTGAGGATAGCACTGGAGATATGGGACGAGGACGTGGCAGGGGACGTGGTCGTGGTGGTAGGGGCCGCGGGCGTGGTTACCATCAACAGAACAACAATCAACACCACCAGAACCACCATCAGCACTACCAAAACAGTAGCCACCACAGTAACAGGAGTAGTACCCATCCAGTGGGAACCCCACCATCTGGCCACTCAGTCAAGATTGAGCAACCATCTGGCCACCCAGTCAAGAttgagcagcagcaggaggaggcaACTCAGTCACAGCCCCTCACAGCGGCTAACAAACAGCCTCCAGGTCCCCTCATGCCGGATGGCACACGTGGATTCACCATGGGCAGAGGGAAGCCGCAAACATTGACGCCCAGAGTATCCGAGTCTGAACCTTGA
- the LOC136483641 gene encoding la-related protein 6B-like isoform X3 — MSQQEAADPPLATDERPGGLPRSGSASRLNAQAPEFVPRAAAVPPPPPPQTVVRLFAPPPPSAAFFVAAPPPPPPPFEYYAAVATSGGARFGPHAEHEAEAEAEQPPRDGSFDDPVPKIRKQGLGPAMLGHQRRPTIGGVEYYFSDINLATTEHLMRFISKDPEGYVPISVVAGFKKIKALVHSNSMLASALRTSSKLVVSDDGTRVKREQPFTESDLEELQARIVVAENLPDDHCYQNLMRLFSAVGSVKTIRTCYPQTPNGTGPATNRSAKLDMLFANKLHAFVEYDTIEDAARAIVELNDERNWRSGLRVRLLSTCMTKGGKGKKGGHESDGYGEEENVSTSDQPNDKHLEGTPQMSDVPGEHMTEDSTGDMGRGRGRGRGRGGRGRGRGYHQQNNNQHHQNHHQHYQNSSHHSNRSSTHPVGTPPSGHSVKIEQPSGHPVKIEQQQEEATQSQPLTAANKQPPGPLMPDGTRGFTMGRGKPQTLTPRVSESEP; from the exons ATGTCGCAGCAGGAGGCTGCGGACCCGCCTTTGGCGACAGACGAGCGGCCGGGGGGTCTCCCGCGGAGCGGTTCCGCCAGCCGCCTCAACGCGCAGGCGCCGGAGTTCGTGCCGCGCGCTGCCGCGGTGCCCCCGCCCCCTCCGCCGCAGACGGTGGTGCGTCTGttcgcgccgccgcctccttccgcGGCGTTCTTCGTCGCAGCACCCCCGCCTCCGCCGCCCCCGTTCGAGTACTATGCGGCGGTCGCCACCAGTGGGGGTGCTAGGTTCGGTCCCCACGCCGAGcatgaggccgaggccgaggctgagCAGCCGCCGAGGGACGGGAGCTTCGACGACCCCGTGCCCAAGATCAGGAAGCAG ggcttgggacctgctatgctgggacaccaaaggcgccccaccataggcgga GTGGAGTATTATTTCAGTGATATAAACCTGGCCACCACTGAACATTTGATGAGGTTTATTTCAAAGGATCCTGAAGGATATG TGCCAATATCAGTTGTTGCTGGCTTTAAGAAAATTAAGGCTTTAGTGCATAGTAACTCCATGCTTGCTTCTGCTCTTCGGACTTCATCAAAGCTT GTGGTCAGTGATGATGGAACAAGAGTAAAACGTGAGCAACCATTTACAGAATCGGATTTAGAAGAACTCCAG GCCCGAATTGTTGTTGCAGAAAATCTCCCAGATGATCATTGTTACCAGAATCTGATGAGGCTCTTTTCAGCTGTTGGCAG TGTGAAGACAATTAGAACTTGCTATCCTCAGACTCCAAATGGCACTGGTCCAGCTACTAACAGATCTGCAAAGCTAGATATGCTTTTTGCCAACAAA CTTCATGCTTTTGTTGAGTATGATACTATTGAAGATGCTGCTAGAGCG ATTGTGGAACTTAATGATGAAAGGAACTGGAGAAGTGGGCTTAGAGTTCGATTGTTAAGCACTTGCATG ACAAAGGGAGGTAAAGGGAAAAAGGGTGGGCATGAATCTGATGGGTATGGTGAGGAGGAGAATGTCTCCACTTCTGATCAACCAAATGATAAACATTTAGAAGGAACACCTCAAATGTCAGATGTGCCTGGAGAACACATG ACTGAGGATAGCACTGGAGATATGGGACGAGGACGTGGCAGGGGACGTGGTCGTGGTGGTAGGGGCCGCGGGCGTGGTTACCATCAACAGAACAACAATCAACACCACCAGAACCACCATCAGCACTACCAAAACAGTAGCCACCACAGTAACAGGAGTAGTACCCATCCAGTGGGAACCCCACCATCTGGCCACTCAGTCAAGATTGAGCAACCATCTGGCCACCCAGTCAAGAttgagcagcagcaggaggaggcaACTCAGTCACAGCCCCTCACAGCGGCTAACAAACAGCCTCCAGGTCCCCTCATGCCGGATGGCACACGTGGATTCACCATGGGCAGAGGGAAGCCGCAAACATTGACGCCCAGAGTATCCGAGTCTGAACCTTGA
- the LOC136483641 gene encoding la-related protein 6B-like isoform X4, producing MSQQEAADPPLATDERPGGLPRSGSASRLNAQAPEFVPRAAAVPPPPPPQTVVRLFAPPPPSAAFFVAAPPPPPPPFEYYAAVATSGGARFGPHAEHEAEAEAEQPPRDGSFDDPVPKIRKQVEYYFSDINLATTEHLMRFISKDPEGYVPISVVAGFKKIKALVHSNSMLASALRTSSKLVVSDDGTRVKREQPFTESDLEELQARIVVAENLPDDHCYQNLMRLFSAVGSVKTIRTCYPQTPNGTGPATNRSAKLDMLFANKLHAFVEYDTIEDAARAIVELNDERNWRSGLRVRLLSTCMTKGGKGKKGGHESDGYGEEENVSTSDQPNDKHLEGTPQMSDVPGEHMTEDSTGDMGRGRGRGRGRGGRGRGRGYHQQNNNQHHQNHHQHYQNSSHHSNRSSTHPVGTPPSGHSVKIEQPSGHPVKIEQQQEEATQSQPLTAANKQPPGPLMPDGTRGFTMGRGKPQTLTPRVSESEP from the exons ATGTCGCAGCAGGAGGCTGCGGACCCGCCTTTGGCGACAGACGAGCGGCCGGGGGGTCTCCCGCGGAGCGGTTCCGCCAGCCGCCTCAACGCGCAGGCGCCGGAGTTCGTGCCGCGCGCTGCCGCGGTGCCCCCGCCCCCTCCGCCGCAGACGGTGGTGCGTCTGttcgcgccgccgcctccttccgcGGCGTTCTTCGTCGCAGCACCCCCGCCTCCGCCGCCCCCGTTCGAGTACTATGCGGCGGTCGCCACCAGTGGGGGTGCTAGGTTCGGTCCCCACGCCGAGcatgaggccgaggccgaggctgagCAGCCGCCGAGGGACGGGAGCTTCGACGACCCCGTGCCCAAGATCAGGAAGCAG GTGGAGTATTATTTCAGTGATATAAACCTGGCCACCACTGAACATTTGATGAGGTTTATTTCAAAGGATCCTGAAGGATATG TGCCAATATCAGTTGTTGCTGGCTTTAAGAAAATTAAGGCTTTAGTGCATAGTAACTCCATGCTTGCTTCTGCTCTTCGGACTTCATCAAAGCTT GTGGTCAGTGATGATGGAACAAGAGTAAAACGTGAGCAACCATTTACAGAATCGGATTTAGAAGAACTCCAG GCCCGAATTGTTGTTGCAGAAAATCTCCCAGATGATCATTGTTACCAGAATCTGATGAGGCTCTTTTCAGCTGTTGGCAG TGTGAAGACAATTAGAACTTGCTATCCTCAGACTCCAAATGGCACTGGTCCAGCTACTAACAGATCTGCAAAGCTAGATATGCTTTTTGCCAACAAA CTTCATGCTTTTGTTGAGTATGATACTATTGAAGATGCTGCTAGAGCG ATTGTGGAACTTAATGATGAAAGGAACTGGAGAAGTGGGCTTAGAGTTCGATTGTTAAGCACTTGCATG ACAAAGGGAGGTAAAGGGAAAAAGGGTGGGCATGAATCTGATGGGTATGGTGAGGAGGAGAATGTCTCCACTTCTGATCAACCAAATGATAAACATTTAGAAGGAACACCTCAAATGTCAGATGTGCCTGGAGAACACATG ACTGAGGATAGCACTGGAGATATGGGACGAGGACGTGGCAGGGGACGTGGTCGTGGTGGTAGGGGCCGCGGGCGTGGTTACCATCAACAGAACAACAATCAACACCACCAGAACCACCATCAGCACTACCAAAACAGTAGCCACCACAGTAACAGGAGTAGTACCCATCCAGTGGGAACCCCACCATCTGGCCACTCAGTCAAGATTGAGCAACCATCTGGCCACCCAGTCAAGAttgagcagcagcaggaggaggcaACTCAGTCACAGCCCCTCACAGCGGCTAACAAACAGCCTCCAGGTCCCCTCATGCCGGATGGCACACGTGGATTCACCATGGGCAGAGGGAAGCCGCAAACATTGACGCCCAGAGTATCCGAGTCTGAACCTTGA